One Vibrio penaeicida DNA segment encodes these proteins:
- the pepN gene encoding aminopeptidase N: MAQSPQAKYRKDYQSPDFTITHVDLTFDLHDTASVITAVSTVKKLKENTKLFLDGDELTLLSVKVDGEDWTDYQEVEGGLEINGLTKDFELTIKTEVNPSTNTALEGLYKSGDGFCTQCEAEGFRRITYYMDRPDVLAIFTTTVIAEESKNTFLLSNGNRVDEGKLENGRHWAKWNDPHPKPAYLFAIVAGDFDVLRDKYVTVSGREVDLEIYVDRGNLDRAPFAMTSLINSMKWDEERFGLEYDLDIYMIVAVDFFNMGAMENKGLNVFNSKYVLANNETATDDDYLGIEAVIGHEYFHNWTGNRVTCRDWFQLSLKEGLTVFRDQEFSSDLGSRAVNRINNVRIIRGPQFAEDASPMSHPIRPEKVIEMNNFYTLTVYEKGSEVIRMMHTLLGEEKFQQGVKLYFERHDGTAATCEDFVSAMEDASGVDLKHFRLWYSQSGTPTVEATTEFNQAENTFSLTLKQQTAPTLEQSEKQALHIPFDIELYAQDGSVIELRCNSKEVNNVLDFTQDEQTFVFENVTERPVISMLREFSAPVKLNYEYSDEDLKFLMVNARNDFARWDAGQLLLAKYIKLNITRQQNGESFELPEDVIDAFRGVLLDASLEPAFIAEALKIPSEVEIAGWFKPADVDAIRFVRESIRKAFAFGLVDELSATFHSNKQAEYVVEHDAIGKRSLRNVCLSYLALTDLGDDIVKVVYREANNMTDTMAALTAANAAQLPCRSELMASFSDKWSHDGLVMDKWFALQGTNPASNVLDTIRATMSHAAFDLKNPNRTRNLIGTFFGGNPVNFHNKDGSGYEFAGEILIQMNESNPQVASRLIDPLLKYRNYDEDRQAMMRKELEKLSNLDNLAKDLYEKVTKALES; this comes from the coding sequence ATGGCTCAAAGCCCTCAAGCAAAATATCGTAAAGACTATCAGTCTCCTGACTTTACTATCACTCACGTAGACCTGACTTTCGATTTGCACGACACAGCGAGTGTTATAACGGCTGTATCGACAGTGAAAAAACTAAAAGAGAATACAAAGCTGTTTCTTGATGGTGATGAGTTAACTTTGCTTTCTGTAAAAGTTGATGGAGAAGATTGGACTGACTACCAAGAAGTGGAAGGTGGTCTTGAAATTAATGGTCTGACTAAAGATTTTGAGTTGACCATTAAAACAGAGGTTAACCCTTCAACTAACACGGCTTTGGAAGGACTGTACAAATCGGGAGATGGATTTTGCACCCAATGTGAAGCAGAAGGTTTCCGCCGAATTACCTACTACATGGATCGCCCAGATGTGTTGGCGATTTTTACAACGACTGTTATCGCGGAAGAATCTAAGAATACATTCCTTCTAAGTAACGGTAACCGTGTTGATGAAGGAAAGCTCGAAAACGGCAGACATTGGGCTAAATGGAATGACCCACACCCGAAGCCAGCTTACCTGTTTGCCATCGTTGCTGGTGATTTTGATGTTCTTCGAGACAAATACGTAACGGTCTCAGGTCGTGAGGTCGATCTAGAAATTTATGTCGATAGAGGAAACCTAGACCGCGCACCATTCGCGATGACGTCATTGATTAATTCAATGAAGTGGGACGAAGAAAGATTTGGTCTTGAATATGACCTCGACATTTACATGATTGTTGCCGTTGATTTCTTCAATATGGGTGCGATGGAAAACAAAGGGCTTAACGTATTCAACTCAAAATACGTGCTAGCAAACAATGAAACTGCAACTGATGATGATTACTTAGGTATCGAAGCGGTTATCGGACACGAATACTTCCACAACTGGACGGGTAACCGAGTTACTTGTCGTGATTGGTTCCAACTTAGCTTGAAAGAGGGCCTAACGGTTTTCCGCGATCAAGAGTTCTCATCGGATCTAGGTTCTCGTGCCGTGAATCGAATTAACAACGTGAGAATTATCCGTGGTCCGCAATTTGCTGAAGATGCGAGCCCAATGTCTCACCCTATTCGTCCGGAAAAAGTGATAGAAATGAATAACTTCTACACCTTAACGGTATACGAAAAGGGGAGTGAAGTTATTCGAATGATGCACACACTTCTTGGTGAAGAAAAATTCCAACAAGGTGTGAAGCTTTATTTTGAACGCCATGACGGTACGGCAGCAACTTGTGAAGACTTTGTCTCTGCAATGGAAGACGCTTCTGGTGTCGACTTGAAGCATTTCCGTTTGTGGTACAGCCAGTCTGGTACACCAACGGTTGAAGCAACCACTGAATTCAATCAAGCCGAAAATACGTTCTCGCTAACATTGAAACAGCAAACTGCACCAACATTGGAGCAATCAGAAAAGCAGGCATTGCACATTCCGTTTGATATTGAGTTATATGCGCAGGACGGAAGTGTTATTGAGTTACGCTGTAACTCTAAAGAAGTCAACAATGTTCTTGATTTCACTCAAGATGAGCAAACCTTTGTTTTCGAAAATGTAACTGAACGTCCAGTCATTTCAATGCTGCGTGAGTTTTCGGCGCCCGTTAAATTGAACTATGAATATTCAGATGAAGATTTGAAGTTTTTGATGGTTAACGCTAGAAATGATTTTGCGCGGTGGGATGCAGGGCAATTGCTTCTTGCCAAATACATTAAGTTAAACATTACACGTCAGCAAAATGGAGAAAGTTTCGAGCTTCCTGAAGATGTGATTGATGCATTCAGAGGCGTGTTGCTTGATGCTAGCTTAGAACCAGCATTTATTGCCGAAGCTTTAAAAATTCCAAGTGAAGTGGAAATAGCGGGTTGGTTTAAGCCAGCAGATGTAGATGCTATCCGATTTGTAAGAGAGTCGATCCGTAAAGCATTTGCTTTTGGGCTAGTGGATGAATTAAGCGCTACGTTCCACAGTAACAAGCAAGCTGAGTACGTTGTAGAGCACGATGCCATTGGTAAACGATCTCTAAGAAATGTGTGCTTGTCTTATTTGGCATTGACTGACCTAGGCGATGATATTGTAAAAGTTGTGTATCGAGAAGCGAACAACATGACTGATACTATGGCGGCACTGACTGCAGCAAATGCAGCACAACTACCGTGTCGTTCAGAGTTGATGGCAAGCTTTAGCGACAAGTGGAGCCATGATGGTTTAGTTATGGATAAGTGGTTTGCACTTCAAGGCACTAACCCAGCGAGTAATGTGCTCGATACCATTCGTGCAACGATGTCTCACGCTGCATTTGATCTTAAGAATCCAAACCGTACTCGTAACTTAATTGGCACTTTCTTTGGTGGAAACCCAGTTAACTTCCACAATAAAGATGGCAGTGGTTATGAATTTGCCGGTGAGATTTTGATCCAAATGAATGAAAGCAACCCGCAAGTTGCTTCGCGCCTAATAGATCCTCTTCTTAAATACAGAAATTACGATGAAGATCGTCAAGCGATGATGCGTAAAGAGTTGGAAAAACTGTCCAATCTCGACAATCTGGCCAAAGATCTCTATGAAAAAGTAACAAAAGCGTTAGAATCTTAA
- the prc gene encoding carboxy terminal-processing peptidase, whose product MKCRSKLTVIAASLMLAASAQALEAKLSKADLPLLAPEVQHTTASKRVTSRLTRSHYKHFNLNDEFSQAMFNRYVEMLDYNKNIFTQSDINSFVEWSVQLDDQLKSGSNKIAFKLYNLANEKRFERFSYALTLLDEEIKFDVDESMMVDRSDAEWPQTQSEVNELWRKRVKYDALNLKLTGKDWPEIKEMLEKRYNNAMKRISQTKSEDVFQLYMNAFAREVDPHTSYLSPRNAEQFQSEMNLSLEGIGAVLQMTEDYTVIRSLVAGGPASNSKQLSEGDRIIGVAQDKDDMVDVIGWRLDDVVQLIKGPKGTKVRLHILPEAKGAKSYDVTIVRDKIRLEDRAVKSEIHEKDGKKIGVLEVPSFYVGLSKDTDKLIAELKEKEVDGIVVDLRNNGGGALTEATALSGLFIKSGPIVQVRDSYGRIEQNSDTGNQISYEGPVTVLVNRYSASASEIFAAALQDYGRAVILGENSFGKGTVQQHRSLNHIYDLFEKELGYVQYTIQKFYRINGGSTQNKGVVPDIPFPTAIDPDETGESVEDNALPWDQIKKAEYSELDDKSKLITDLSSLHDKRIAKDLEFSFIIEDIAEYTAEKEDNSISLKESVRNSDQDKSEDKRLSRINQRQKALGEPVFKTLEDVPKDYEAPDAYLDEAVAITVDIVKKSTS is encoded by the coding sequence ATGAAATGTCGTTCTAAATTGACTGTGATCGCTGCCAGCTTGATGCTGGCAGCATCAGCTCAGGCTCTCGAAGCCAAACTTTCCAAAGCCGACTTGCCACTTCTAGCTCCTGAAGTTCAACATACCACAGCGAGCAAACGAGTGACTTCCCGATTGACTCGTTCGCATTATAAGCACTTCAATCTCAATGATGAATTCTCCCAAGCGATGTTTAATCGTTATGTGGAAATGCTGGACTACAACAAGAATATCTTCACCCAGAGTGATATCAATTCGTTTGTTGAATGGTCAGTTCAGCTTGATGATCAGCTGAAGTCTGGCAGCAACAAAATTGCCTTCAAACTCTATAACCTCGCAAATGAAAAACGCTTCGAGCGCTTTTCTTATGCTCTGACCTTGTTAGACGAAGAAATAAAATTCGACGTAGATGAGTCAATGATGGTTGACCGTTCTGATGCAGAATGGCCTCAAACCCAAAGCGAAGTGAACGAGTTATGGCGTAAGCGAGTTAAATATGACGCTCTAAACCTAAAACTCACTGGCAAAGATTGGCCTGAAATTAAGGAAATGCTTGAAAAGCGTTATAACAACGCAATGAAACGTATTTCTCAGACCAAAAGTGAAGATGTTTTCCAGCTTTACATGAATGCTTTTGCTCGAGAAGTGGATCCACACACCAGTTATCTTTCCCCGAGAAATGCGGAACAGTTTCAGTCTGAAATGAACTTGTCTCTAGAAGGGATAGGTGCAGTTCTGCAAATGACAGAAGACTATACCGTGATCCGCTCTTTGGTTGCTGGTGGTCCAGCGTCGAATAGTAAGCAATTGTCTGAAGGCGACCGAATTATTGGTGTTGCTCAAGATAAAGATGACATGGTTGATGTGATCGGATGGCGATTAGACGACGTTGTTCAGCTTATCAAGGGTCCTAAAGGTACTAAAGTTAGGTTGCACATTCTTCCAGAAGCGAAAGGTGCAAAAAGTTACGACGTAACGATTGTGCGAGATAAGATTCGCTTGGAAGACCGAGCAGTTAAGTCTGAGATTCATGAGAAAGATGGAAAGAAAATTGGTGTACTTGAAGTCCCAAGTTTCTATGTTGGTCTTTCGAAAGATACCGATAAACTTATCGCAGAATTGAAAGAGAAAGAAGTTGATGGAATTGTTGTCGATCTTCGTAACAACGGTGGTGGTGCTTTAACAGAAGCGACAGCGCTTTCAGGGTTGTTCATCAAGAGCGGTCCAATTGTTCAGGTTCGTGACAGCTATGGTCGAATCGAGCAAAATAGCGACACAGGCAACCAGATCAGTTATGAAGGTCCAGTGACTGTTTTGGTAAACCGCTACAGCGCATCAGCCTCAGAAATTTTTGCCGCAGCACTCCAAGATTATGGTCGTGCAGTTATCTTAGGTGAAAACTCGTTCGGTAAGGGTACGGTTCAGCAACACAGAAGTTTGAACCACATATACGATTTGTTCGAAAAAGAACTTGGATACGTGCAATATACGATTCAAAAGTTCTATCGAATCAATGGTGGAAGTACTCAAAACAAAGGTGTAGTTCCAGATATTCCATTCCCGACTGCTATTGACCCAGACGAGACAGGTGAGAGTGTTGAAGATAACGCGCTACCTTGGGATCAAATTAAAAAAGCGGAATACAGCGAACTGGATGACAAATCTAAGCTCATTACGGACTTGTCCTCCCTTCATGATAAACGAATCGCTAAAGATTTAGAGTTTTCATTTATCATTGAGGATATTGCTGAATACACAGCAGAAAAAGAAGACAACTCTATTTCTTTGAAAGAATCAGTACGTAATAGCGATCAGGATAAGTCTGAAGACAAGCGATTGAGTCGTATCAATCAACGTCAAAAAGCTCTGGGAGAACCTGTTTTCAAAACTTTGGAAGATGTTCCAAAGGACTACGAAGCCCCCGATGCTTATCTAGATGAAGCCGTTGCAATAACGGTTGATATTGTAAAAAAATCAACCTCTTAA
- the proQ gene encoding RNA chaperone ProQ — MENTEKLKNSKEVIAYIAECFPKCFTLEGEAKPLKIGIFQDLADRLSDDPKVSKTQLRAALRQYTSSWRYLHGAKPGAIRVDLDGNEAGALEEEHIEHAKTALAESKARVQARRKEKAEKAREEGKAKAKANKPQARKSKPKAQKPQNNKAAVPTRPLNDDDMIIGNAVNVNMGKGNMAATIVEINKDDVRVQLNNGLQMVVKAEHLRA; from the coding sequence ATGGAAAACACTGAAAAGTTAAAAAACAGCAAAGAAGTCATTGCATATATTGCTGAATGTTTCCCTAAGTGCTTTACTTTAGAAGGTGAAGCTAAGCCATTAAAAATTGGTATCTTTCAAGATTTGGCAGATCGTCTGAGTGATGATCCAAAAGTAAGTAAAACTCAGTTACGTGCTGCATTAAGACAATATACGTCTTCTTGGCGTTACCTGCATGGCGCAAAACCTGGCGCAATTCGTGTGGATTTAGATGGTAATGAAGCGGGTGCACTTGAAGAAGAGCACATAGAGCATGCCAAAACTGCACTAGCGGAAAGCAAGGCACGAGTTCAGGCTCGTCGCAAAGAAAAAGCTGAAAAAGCACGTGAAGAAGGTAAAGCAAAAGCTAAGGCGAATAAGCCTCAAGCTCGTAAATCGAAACCTAAAGCACAAAAACCTCAGAACAATAAAGCAGCAGTGCCTACGCGTCCGCTAAATGACGATGATATGATCATTGGTAATGCAGTGAACGTAAACATGGGTAAAGGGAATATGGCTGCTACAATTGTAGAAATTAACAAGGATGATGTGCGGGTGCAGCTTAATAACGGTCTGCAAATGGTCGTAAAAGCGGAGCACTTACGCGCTTAA
- a CDS encoding GAF domain-containing protein gives MIEKQYQTLTKQAQAIIGDEPDLIANLSNLSALLNMELNKLNWVGFYLMKDNELVLGPFQGKPACIRIPVGRGVCGTAVATDTVQRIENVHDFEGHIACDAESNSEIVIPFRINGEIAGVLDIDSPEIGRFDQNDENGLTFLMKEVEKLLNSHANND, from the coding sequence ATGATTGAAAAGCAGTACCAGACATTAACGAAACAAGCACAAGCAATCATTGGAGATGAGCCGGATTTAATTGCTAACTTATCTAACCTAAGTGCGCTTTTGAATATGGAGCTGAATAAGCTGAATTGGGTAGGTTTTTACTTAATGAAAGATAATGAGTTAGTTCTCGGTCCTTTTCAAGGTAAGCCCGCTTGTATCAGGATTCCAGTGGGGCGCGGGGTGTGTGGAACAGCAGTGGCAACCGATACTGTTCAACGAATCGAAAACGTACATGATTTCGAAGGGCACATTGCTTGTGATGCTGAGAGTAACTCAGAAATTGTCATTCCGTTTCGTATAAACGGAGAGATTGCAGGGGTACTTGATATTGATAGCCCTGAAATCGGTCGATTTGACCAAAATGATGAGAATGGTTTGACCTTCCTGATGAAGGAAGTTGAAAAGCTGCTCAATTCCCACGCGAACAACGATTAA
- a CDS encoding ABC transporter ATP-binding protein — MSEHTISRSWLLTQAKKHKKRLMVANLIAIGATLISVPIPLLMPLMVDEVLMNQPASGLDAMNQLLPSAWQTPIGYIGLTLVLVILMRCMSQALNILQSRQFTLVSKTITCKMREIMIDKLGRISIAQYETCGSGGINAHLITDIETIDQFIGSTLSKFVVSLLTVIGTAGILLWLDWRLGLFILLVNPIVIYFSRKLGSKVKHLKKRENQSFEKFQNRLIETLDGIYQLRAANKESVFLKQLKEQANDIRVDADKYAWQSEAAGRVSFLLFLLGFELFRAVAMLMVLFSDLTIGQIFAVFGYLWFMLTPVQELLGIQFSWYSAKAALKRINSLLNLEEEARTGGKVDPFALNESVDVGIQNVTFSYNDEKTVLSNLSLHIPNGKKVALVGASGGGKSTLIQLLIGVYGAKSGQITFNGHTTEDIGFELIRKHIAVVLQQPILFNDSLRHNLTLGTEYSDAQLWKALEVAQLQDVTEQLTEGLDTQIGRQGVRLSGGQRQRLAIARMVLSNPKFVILDEATSALDTATESALHTALNQFLAGRTTLIVAHRLSAVKQADLIYVLEDGQVTQAGTHVELVQQDGLYQTLYGSVQTGS, encoded by the coding sequence ATGAGTGAACACACTATTAGCCGTTCGTGGTTATTAACACAAGCAAAAAAACACAAAAAGCGCTTAATGGTCGCTAACTTAATCGCGATAGGCGCAACTTTAATCAGTGTACCCATTCCATTACTTATGCCATTAATGGTTGATGAAGTGCTGATGAACCAACCCGCAAGTGGTCTGGATGCCATGAATCAGCTATTACCTTCAGCCTGGCAGACCCCCATTGGATATATTGGGCTAACACTTGTACTGGTTATTCTCATGCGCTGTATGTCACAGGCACTTAATATCCTTCAGAGCCGACAATTCACTCTAGTGTCCAAAACCATTACCTGCAAAATGCGTGAAATCATGATCGACAAGTTAGGTCGAATCAGTATTGCTCAGTATGAAACATGTGGTAGTGGTGGTATCAATGCACACCTTATTACTGACATAGAGACTATTGACCAATTTATTGGTTCCACTCTAAGTAAGTTTGTAGTGAGCTTGCTTACGGTTATTGGTACAGCGGGAATATTGCTTTGGTTAGATTGGCGTTTAGGGTTGTTTATTTTATTAGTCAATCCGATCGTTATTTATTTTTCAAGAAAGCTTGGCAGCAAAGTTAAACACCTTAAAAAACGTGAAAACCAATCCTTTGAAAAATTCCAAAATAGACTTATCGAAACATTGGACGGCATCTATCAGTTACGAGCAGCTAATAAAGAAAGTGTGTTTCTTAAACAACTTAAAGAACAAGCAAATGACATCCGCGTAGATGCAGACAAATACGCATGGCAATCAGAAGCTGCCGGTCGTGTCTCCTTTTTACTCTTTCTGCTTGGGTTTGAGCTCTTTAGAGCTGTTGCTATGCTGATGGTACTATTCAGTGACCTTACCATTGGGCAGATCTTCGCGGTATTTGGTTACCTGTGGTTCATGCTCACCCCCGTACAAGAATTGTTAGGCATTCAATTTTCTTGGTACAGCGCAAAAGCGGCACTCAAGCGAATTAATTCTTTACTTAACTTAGAAGAAGAGGCGAGAACAGGCGGAAAAGTTGATCCGTTTGCCTTAAATGAAAGTGTTGATGTCGGCATTCAAAACGTCACGTTTTCATATAATGATGAAAAAACCGTGCTCAGTAACCTTTCATTGCATATCCCTAATGGCAAAAAAGTGGCACTTGTTGGTGCAAGTGGTGGCGGAAAGTCGACCCTAATACAACTTCTCATTGGTGTTTATGGGGCAAAATCGGGACAAATCACCTTTAATGGGCATACAACTGAAGACATTGGCTTCGAGCTAATACGTAAACATATTGCTGTTGTATTACAACAACCTATACTTTTTAATGACAGCTTAAGGCATAATCTCACGTTAGGAACGGAATATAGCGATGCCCAGCTTTGGAAAGCGCTCGAAGTAGCTCAACTGCAAGATGTTACTGAGCAGCTTACCGAGGGGCTAGACACGCAAATAGGTAGACAAGGTGTTCGGTTGTCTGGTGGACAAAGGCAGCGTTTGGCCATCGCACGAATGGTACTAAGCAACCCGAAATTTGTTATCTTGGACGAAGCAACATCGGCACTCGATACTGCAACGGAGTCGGCTCTACATACAGCGCTGAATCAATTTCTTGCCGGTCGAACAACCTTAATTGTCGCGCACAGACTTTCTGCCGTAAAACAGGCCGATCTGATCTATGTTTTAGAAGATGGGCAAGTCACACAAGCGGGGACACATGTTGAACTGGTTCAACAAGATGGGCTTTATCAAACACTTTATGGTAGCGTTCAAACTGGATCGTGA
- a CDS encoding paraquat-inducible protein A: protein MTTEHSQSVSQVRLCQHCELPVDKLTIPKGQSAHCPRCNTQLYRGGERSINGDLALAVACLLLFIPSHFFPFISIRLFGVMIPATLTDGTFTLMQEGFIGLGLLVLFCASIAPFIVCMSVVMAHLSLKMRWLKPLQYSLLNIQHLKHWMMLDVFLISIGISCFKLQDYADIFVGWGLLGLILLQLFSLMLISRVSVRRYWETWEPETSFNYSIKEIHCHSCHLSQPDSIRCDRCDNPLHHRRPFSIQKTWAYLIAASIAIVPANVIPISILLTNGKRLEDTIFSGVASLVKTGMPGIALIIFVASIIVPAIKILGLSYILLSIQFKQKMYKRQRMNIYFAVKWIGKWSMMDLFVISIMMTLVDRGQILDFTPGYGAVAFAIVVILTMLATESLDPRLIWDNEDVPERKATVNE, encoded by the coding sequence ATGACGACTGAACACAGCCAAAGTGTGAGCCAAGTTCGTCTTTGTCAACACTGCGAATTGCCTGTTGATAAGCTCACTATCCCCAAAGGTCAAAGTGCGCACTGCCCTCGCTGCAATACTCAGCTTTATCGGGGCGGCGAACGGTCAATCAATGGCGATCTGGCTTTAGCAGTCGCCTGCCTCCTACTTTTTATTCCGTCGCATTTTTTTCCATTTATCAGTATTCGCCTCTTCGGAGTAATGATTCCAGCCACATTAACGGATGGAACCTTTACGTTAATGCAAGAAGGGTTTATTGGCTTAGGGTTACTGGTTTTATTCTGCGCATCCATTGCTCCGTTTATTGTTTGTATGTCGGTGGTGATGGCACACCTTTCACTCAAAATGCGTTGGCTAAAACCACTGCAGTATTCGTTACTGAACATTCAACACCTTAAGCATTGGATGATGCTAGACGTGTTCTTAATCAGCATCGGCATCTCCTGTTTTAAGTTACAAGACTACGCTGACATTTTTGTAGGATGGGGGCTATTAGGGCTGATTCTCCTTCAGCTTTTTTCACTCATGCTCATTTCACGAGTTAGCGTTAGGCGCTACTGGGAAACATGGGAGCCTGAAACAAGCTTCAACTATTCCATAAAAGAAATTCATTGCCACAGCTGTCATTTATCACAACCCGATTCCATTCGCTGCGATCGCTGCGACAACCCGTTACACCATAGGCGACCATTCTCAATTCAAAAAACGTGGGCGTATCTGATCGCTGCTTCCATCGCTATTGTGCCAGCGAATGTCATCCCGATCTCTATATTGCTGACTAACGGAAAGCGATTGGAAGACACCATTTTCTCTGGCGTGGCATCATTAGTAAAAACGGGTATGCCTGGCATCGCACTCATTATTTTTGTGGCATCGATTATAGTGCCTGCCATTAAAATTCTTGGGCTCAGTTACATACTGCTGAGTATCCAGTTCAAACAAAAAATGTATAAGAGACAACGAATGAATATCTACTTCGCTGTCAAGTGGATTGGAAAGTGGTCGATGATGGATTTATTCGTTATTTCGATCATGATGACTTTGGTCGATAGGGGCCAAATTCTCGATTTTACACCAGGATACGGAGCCGTTGCGTTTGCAATCGTCGTGATACTCACGATGCTGGCAACGGAGAGCTTGGATCCTAGGCTAATTTGGGACAATGAAGATGTCCCTGAACGGAAAGCGACTGTAAATGAGTAA